The genomic window TGGGACACTCTTTAGTTATTTCACATCAACGATGTTTATGGTATTTGCTCTTCTTGCTTTAGGTCATCCCAAACACGATCCACTAATTGAAAAAGCAATTGAAGGTTTAAAGTCTTTTCAAACTACAGTCAATGGGAGACCCCATATACAATTTACAACGGCAACGATCTGGAATACGTCGCTCATTAGCTATGCCTTACAGGAAGCCAAGGTAAAGCCATCAGACGAAATGATTCAAAAAGCATCAAGCTACTTAGTAAAGAAACAGCACGATACGTACGGAGATTGGGTTGTTCATAATCCAGAAATACTTCCTGGTGGCTGGGGATTCTCTACCATTAATACGTTCCAACCGGATATGGATGATACGACCTCTTCACTTCGTGCGATCACAGCACCAGCCGTGAAGAATCAAGAAATAAAAGAAGCGTGGAAACGAGGTACCCTCTGGGTCACTTCTATGCAAAATCGCGACGGTGGTTGGGGTGCATTTGAAAAAAACACCAATAGTCGTCTGCTCGCACTCCTCCCGATCCAAGAAAGCAAAGGCATTCTTACTGACCCAAGCACCCCTGATTTAACCGGTAGAGCCATAGAGTTCCTCGGAAATTTCACCCACATACAAAAAGATGAAAAGGTCCTTAAAAGAGGCATTCGCTGGCTTAAAAAAAATCAACAAAAAGACGGCTCATGGGAGGGACAATGGGGTGTAAATTACATTTATGGTACGTGGGCAGCTTTAACAGCTCTTGGCGCAGCTGGAGTGTCTAAACATGATTCTTGTGTAACGAAAGCGGTGAGCTGGCTTAAAAGCATTCAGCATCTAGATGGTGGTTGGGGAGAATCATGCTTAAGTGATCGAAACAAGGGGTTTACCACCCTCCCTGCAAGCAACATCACCCAAACAGCTTGGGCGATCGATGCACTCATTGCTGTACTGGACTATCCTGAAAAGTCCATTCGAGATGGGATTCGTTATTTGCTTGCCCATTTAGATACTAATTCAGACTGGACAGATGCATACCCAGTCGGGAAAGGATTAGCTGATCGAATCTATTTCCACTATCATAGTTATCGGCATTTCTATCCACTACTTGCTCTTGCTCATTACCATAACAAATTTAATCAAACATAAACTTCATTCACATTGCCCTCTCACCCATCGCATATCATTTAGAATGAAAAGCTCATAAACACGACGAAAACCCTTCTAAACAGGGCTTTCGTCTTTTGCTTTACTTTATACATGCTTATTGGGGCGATAGGCCATCCAGTCGCCATTTGGTATCGGTTCCACAATATGGTTAAAAAAATCCGTCGCTATATAACCAAACGCCTGCACCGTTTTCCCATCTACAATAACGTTGATTTTTACACGTTCGTACTCATTCCCAGTGAGTCGACCTTCTTTATACCCCTCTAATTTATCTACAGCTTCCAATACTTTAGGAGACACGCTGTAGAGTTCACCACGTATAAACTGGCCCTTTTTAAACCGTGCGATTGGATAGCCATATGGAGTCGCATGTAGTTCTCCTTCTACATAACAATCCCTTTTCAAGCAAGTTGCCGATTCTAGATAGTGTGCATTTGTGCCCCCTTTACGCAAGGTCCCATATACGAACAAGTAGATACTTCGCACACTGCTCCACCTTTCTCTACGTTTTTACCCTATGATACTTTTTTCATTGTATGCATACAAGATAACGATTGATAGATTACATGGAAGCGCCTGTTCCAGTTCCTTTTCTCCATTTAAATAGCTTCAAAATAAGAGGATAACTTAAGGAAAGCAACGTTAAGAAGAACAATGTCGTTGCAATTGGCGAGGCAAAGAAAATCGCCTGTGGACTCTCATAAATAATGGAGGCTCTACGCATGTTTTGCTCCATTTCTCCACCAACGATAAGGGCTAAAATCAATGGTGCTACAGGGTAGTCTAATACGCGCATAAGTAAGCCAATTAAGCCTGCAATAATGAGCAAGTAAAAATCGATGGTACTATACCCAAGTGTATATGCACCAATAAACGATAAAACCAACACAATAGGATACAGCACATTGGCAGGTGTACGTAACACCTTAATTAACATGCCTACCATTAAAATATTAATAATGACTAAAATTAAATTTCCTATAAACATACTGTTAATGAGCGTCCATACAAGATCCGGGCTATTTTCAAACAATAAAGGTCCTGGAGTAATACCAATCATGACTAACGCCCCAAGCATAACAGCGGTTGTACCTGATCCTGGAATACCCATTGTTAACATAGGAATGAGTGACCCTACAGCAGCTGAACTGTTGGCTGATTCAGGTGCGACAAGTCCTTCTACTGCCCCTTTACCGAATTCATCCTTTCGCTTCGATAGTTGTTTTTCGGTAGAATACGCAAGTAAAGAGGAAATCGTTCCACCTGATCCTGGTAAAACACCGAGAAAGAAACCAAGTGGTCCACTTCGAAAAATCGGTCCCAGCGATCGTTTCCATTGTTCTTTTGTAAACCATTTGCTACCGATGGCTTGGTCATTTTTTGGTTGCTGTCCTTTTTTCTTTGGAAACATATTGTATAAGACTTCTCCTAGCGCATAAATCCCGATAATAATGACGATGAAGTTAATACCATCTGTAAAATGCGGAACACCAAATGTGAATCGATGCACACCTGATTGGAGATCAATTCCAACCGTGCTTATCGCTAGACCAGCAAACATGGCAACAAACCCTTTGATCATTTTTCCTGTTGAAAGGGCAACAACTGCTGATAATGTGAAAAGAAAAAGCATAAAATACTCGGCTGGACCAAAGTTTAACGCAAATTGAGCAAGGGGAATGGCAAGAAAGATAAAGCCAAAAATCGCCATGATGCCACCAAACAATGACGCCATCGCTGCAATCGACATGGCTTGACCTGCTTGGCCTTTTAATGTCATTGGATAACCGTCGAACGTCGCCGCAATGGACGAACCATCTCCCGGTGTATTAATAAGTATGGAACTCCTCGATCCACCAAAAAGCGCTCCGTAATAAATTGAAGACATTAAGATTAATGCGCTTACTGGATTCATTCCGAACGTTAGTGGAATTAAAACCGCTACTCCAGTTGCTGGACCTAGACCCGGAAGAATTCCAACGATTGTACCTAACAAGGCACCAAAAATGAGCCACACCATATTCATTGGTTCGAGTGCGGTAAAAAGCCCATCGATAATGATTGACCACTCCATGCCTTTACCCTCCAAATCCCGGCAAGCTAATTTCAAGCAAATGACTAAATATAAACCATGTGCTGAACGAGACAATGCCTGTTACAAGTACATTCATACGCCATTTCTTTAAACCGTTTAAATAAAAGAGCAAAACAACTAAGAATACGACGGTAGACAACAAAAAGCCTGCGTAGTCAAATAACAACGTATAAGCGAGACAGAGTAAAATGATGACGCCAATGGTTATCAGCGTTGATTTCTGAACGAGTAATTGTAAATCCTCCGTATCCTTTTCCCCTTTTTCTTTCATAACTTGAATTAAATCAATGATGGCAAACAAAAAAAGTCCGATACAAATAGCGAGTGGAAAATAAATCGGTGCCAACGGGTCCCCCAGTGTAGCTTGTGGTAGCTGCAAGATTAAGAGCGCATAAGCCACGCTCAAAACAATAAAAAAAAGTGGCATTGATAATCGAACGACCTGCATACTGTTAACCTCCTTTTTAAGGTGCAAGACCTGAGTCCACAATAATTTCTTCAAAAAATGTTGCTTGCTCTTCCATAAACGCAATCGTCTCATGACTATTCATATAAAAAGCGTCTAAGTCATTATTTTCAAGGATAGTATTCCACTCCTCTGTTTCAACCATTGAAGAGAGCCATTCATCCCATTGCGCTACCTCTTCTTCAGCCATTTCTGATGGGCCCATAATACCGCGCCAGTGAGGGAAGACCATTTCCGCACCCATTTCTGTCCACGTTGGAACATCTGGAAAAGCATCCAGTCGCTCTTCTGATGTGATGGCTAAGATTGAGACCTCACCGACTTCATACTGTTCGGCAAAACCGGACACAGAATTTGTAGCTATATCAATGTGCCCACCTAATAGGGCATTCATAATATCGCCTCCGCTACTATAAACAAGAAATTGTAGCTCGGTCGGGTCGATACCATACGCAACAGCTGCTTGAACAAATGCCAAATGATTGCCTGAACCAAGTGAAGGACTTACACCAATCGTCAAGGAAGTAGGGTTTTCTTTTAATTGCTGCATCACGTCGGCACCGTTTTC from Shouchella hunanensis includes these protein-coding regions:
- a CDS encoding tripartite tricarboxylate transporter permease, whose translation is MEWSIIIDGLFTALEPMNMVWLIFGALLGTIVGILPGLGPATGVAVLIPLTFGMNPVSALILMSSIYYGALFGGSRSSILINTPGDGSSIAATFDGYPMTLKGQAGQAMSIAAMASLFGGIMAIFGFIFLAIPLAQFALNFGPAEYFMLFLFTLSAVVALSTGKMIKGFVAMFAGLAISTVGIDLQSGVHRFTFGVPHFTDGINFIVIIIGIYALGEVLYNMFPKKKGQQPKNDQAIGSKWFTKEQWKRSLGPIFRSGPLGFFLGVLPGSGGTISSLLAYSTEKQLSKRKDEFGKGAVEGLVAPESANSSAAVGSLIPMLTMGIPGSGTTAVMLGALVMIGITPGPLLFENSPDLVWTLINSMFIGNLILVIINILMVGMLIKVLRTPANVLYPIVLVLSFIGAYTLGYSTIDFYLLIIAGLIGLLMRVLDYPVAPLILALIVGGEMEQNMRRASIIYESPQAIFFASPIATTLFFLTLLSLSYPLILKLFKWRKGTGTGASM
- a CDS encoding tripartite tricarboxylate transporter TctB family protein, which gives rise to MQVVRLSMPLFFIVLSVAYALLILQLPQATLGDPLAPIYFPLAICIGLFLFAIIDLIQVMKEKGEKDTEDLQLLVQKSTLITIGVIILLCLAYTLLFDYAGFLLSTVVFLVVLLFYLNGLKKWRMNVLVTGIVSFSTWFIFSHLLEISLPGFGG
- a CDS encoding gamma-glutamylcyclotransferase family protein — encoded protein: MRSIYLFVYGTLRKGGTNAHYLESATCLKRDCYVEGELHATPYGYPIARFKKGQFIRGELYSVSPKVLEAVDKLEGYKEGRLTGNEYERVKINVIVDGKTVQAFGYIATDFFNHIVEPIPNGDWMAYRPNKHV
- the shc gene encoding squalene--hopene cyclase; its protein translation is MKIQAAMEALVAKLREDQHEDGSWQYPFEAGTFTDAYMIILLRTLEKDDEALIEALAERLLSLQEKSGAWKLVKDEHEGNLTTTVECYYALLYSGYLSKNDQRLQKAKHFIVANGGMEQATLLTKFVLLLTGQYKWPSFFPVPIELILLPVAFPFNLFSMSVYGRAHMVPLLIAADHKLQVTTSRSPDLSDLYSQSRNDPFVDWVNGEASRKLHGTIHYLVKKVITGPTNIHQLAISQAKHYMMNGTEKDGTLFSYFTSTMFMVFALLALGHPKHDPLIEKAIEGLKSFQTTVNGRPHIQFTTATIWNTSLISYALQEAKVKPSDEMIQKASSYLVKKQHDTYGDWVVHNPEILPGGWGFSTINTFQPDMDDTTSSLRAITAPAVKNQEIKEAWKRGTLWVTSMQNRDGGWGAFEKNTNSRLLALLPIQESKGILTDPSTPDLTGRAIEFLGNFTHIQKDEKVLKRGIRWLKKNQQKDGSWEGQWGVNYIYGTWAALTALGAAGVSKHDSCVTKAVSWLKSIQHLDGGWGESCLSDRNKGFTTLPASNITQTAWAIDALIAVLDYPEKSIRDGIRYLLAHLDTNSDWTDAYPVGKGLADRIYFHYHSYRHFYPLLALAHYHNKFNQT
- a CDS encoding tripartite tricarboxylate transporter substrate binding protein, translating into MKKWMLACTLVVLVGCSTNVESTADFPNRTVEIIAPATPGGGWDMTARSIQRSLVSDGLLEESVTVLNKPGGGGEVGWQYLNQQNSHYAAVNSSLLITSNLLGQSDLSYEDFTPLAMLSTEWLAIASRSDTSFENGADVMQQLKENPTSLTIGVSPSLGSGNHLAFVQAAVAYGIDPTELQFLVYSSGGDIMNALLGGHIDIATNSVSGFAEQYEVGEVSILAITSEERLDAFPDVPTWTEMGAEMVFPHWRGIMGPSEMAEEEVAQWDEWLSSMVETEEWNTILENNDLDAFYMNSHETIAFMEEQATFFEEIIVDSGLAP